Genomic segment of Corvus hawaiiensis isolate bCorHaw1 chromosome 27, bCorHaw1.pri.cur, whole genome shotgun sequence:
ACTGCCCCCTACCAGAGTGCCAAAGAGCCTACACTGACCTTGGTGCAGGGTGGTATGCTGATGTTCAGGTGGCAGAGCACATGCTGGAGGTCCTCGTATTTCATGGCCTTACGCAAGAAAGACAGGGAGCCACTGGCTTCCCGGCTGCTGTCCCGGACCTGAGTGCCAGAGCCCAGTTAGGTGGCTTGGCACAAGCCAAGGGCCCTAACTGGTTGCCCAGTCCTGTACCCTGACATTACCTTGATGGGGATGACAAGACGATTCTCCCGGAAGGACTGGAAGAGGAAGGTGCGGGGCTGAGTGGCCTTCTTGACAGGCACCAGGTTCCCTGAGAGTTCGACGTGCAAAGGCATCCCCTCTACCACCTGGCAGGGAGCATAAAACATGCTCAGaccctgtgcagagctgcttctcccGCTCCTGGACAGGGCAGCTAACCCTGACTCTCCTAGCCAGGCCGGGGCCAGGCCCTTCCACTGGCATCAGTCTCCCCTCACTTTGTcagccctctccctgctgccctccacACATGCTGCTGGGGACAAACCTCAATGTCCCTGCTGCGGGCCACCTCTGTGAAGTTCTCATGCTGCTCTAAAGTCTTGTCAACCTTGTCATCAGTCATGCAGTAGCAGCGCAGCCGGCCTTCTCGTGCATCATTCATCTTGGCAAACACCACGAATTTGGCCATGTAGGGCACGGCTGTCAGCTCCTTGTACAGCATCGTGGCAAAGTGCACGGCCTCAGCTGTGCGTGGGCAGTCGGCCAGCCAGAACCTGCAGGACATCTGGGTCagggtgctgctgggcagtggcaCCAGGGAGCTGCCCCCACCCCCCTCAACAGCCAACTGGACCTTAGAGGAAGCCCCAGGAGCTCTGGACACAGGTGTAGCCCCATCCGTGATGGGGACCCACCCAAGTATAAATAATGGCCTCCTTCCTTCTGCACACCCAGCTGTCATGAGTGTTTCCTGGTGTGTGCTCAGGCAGCACAGGGGTCTCAAGGCTAGAAGAAACCACCCTGCATGTAGGAATagggcagcacagcaccagGGATAAGGGGCTTCTCCTGGCAAAGGCTGTACCAAGGCCCAAGGAGCACCAGATGTCCTCAGATGGGCACACGTTTGCCCAGGACTCACCTGGCAGACACATTGGTGGTAAAGTTAGCACACTCATTTTCATAGACCAGCTTTGTGGTGCCTGTTATGTCTTCCCACTGGGCTTGGGCTGTCCCTCCTGCAGCGGAAAGCAAGGGTCAGCATACTGTCTTTCCATAAGCCTGGGGTCTGCATCCCCTAGGCATTTGCTTTCTCCACAGCTGTGCCCTTTCCTgagctccctggagctgcatCTCCCTGAGgcagcccagcccatccccatgGAGAGCACGCTCACAGCCTCACCGATCACACTGCAGAGCAGACGTAGGCTGGTGGTGTCACCCTCACCACTGTCTCGGGGATTGTCCTTCCAGGATGGTGGCAGTGGGATACGGAGGCCAATAGGGCGGTGGAACTTCCTCCGTCGTGGCTCCACTGTGACAATGGGGCTGAAGGTCGCTTGGTTCCCCAGCAGCTTAGTCACCAACTCAtcaggcacaggctgtgcctgtgGGTAACACAGGGATGGGCATTAGGGATGGTTTTTCCTCAGGctggggcacagcctgggcttgCTGCCCACCCCTGATTGCAGAAGCATGTCTGGGCCCCAGGCCGGGCTCTCTGGGGCTCACCTGCAGGGCCAGCCTCACTCTCTTGGTGACAGCAGTGTCTGGAAAGGTGGCCTGTACCATGGGCACCAGTGTGCTTTTCAAACAGCCTCCCTCAGGGCCAATCATGTCACAGTCCTGGCAAATCCGGGACATGACCACAAAGTAGAGAGGGAAGTCGGTGGTGATGATGCGGCAGACCCTCTTCTtatccagctcctcctggctctccagctctgcaAGGGCAGCACTGCCATCAGTGCTCATACACCAAGCATCTGGCTGTCCCTCAACACCCCTCCATGCTGCACTGACCACACCACTCAGCCCCATTCCACCACCCAGGCCACCGCAGCCCTGCGTGCAGGGAGCTGTGAGGTGTGGAGCCCCTGCCTTCCTGGCACGCTCACCCTCGTCCATGCCATTGAGCAGCTGGTCCATGTAGCTCTCCTCATAGCGGTTGCGGTGCTCCTTCCAGACAGAGCCGTTCTCGCTGCGCAGCACTACCAGCTCACGGTCTCCACGTCCATACGAGGCAAAGTGTGGAATCTCCACAATGACAGGGCTGCAGATAGCAAAGGAAGGCCACTGGCACCCACAAGCTGCACAAGGACACGCAGGCAGCAAGGTGGCCCTGGGCAGAGTGCGTGCCCATGCTGCGCAgctgctgggggaagaaggacgGCTGACCTCCCTCTCTCTGGGAAAGAGGGCTCTGCAGCTGGTGGAACAGGGCTGGCCAGGGCTTTTCTGCCACTGTTCTATTACTCTTGAATGACCCACCCCAGAAACATGCTGCACCCAACAAGAGGTGGGATTTCTCCTCTGCCAACTTCCAGAAGCAGAGATAGGCAGAGGTCTGGCCCTGGATGGTAAAGCCCTCCAGATGAGCCCAGATCTGTCCCCAGTCCTGAGGGATGGCCCTGGTGTGGGCAGCCCAATCTGctcttttcccagctgtgctcacctgaggaACTGGGCACCAGCAGGCCCCAGAGCAATGATCCGACTGCCCAGACCCTCCTCCTCAGCCAGTGGTGGGGGTGCAGGTAGCTTTTGGGGCTTCACCAGGCGGCAGGTAATGCGGGTCGGTGCAGCACAGGCACGGGGCGGGATGACCACACGCAGACCATGGTGCCGGCTGCCCCGCATGGAGCCACCACGGGCATCCACCATGAAGCTCACCAGGAACCTGGAGTGGACAGAGGCATGGGCACATGGGCACCTTGCAGCCAGCTTGTGAACAGAGTGTGCATGTGCTGCGCAGGCTGGGCACTCACCCTGTGTGCACGGGGCTGGCCACTGGGCTGATGTTATCTGAGGTCTCAgtggcagggctgctggggatCAGGGAGTCCTCGTCGAACTCCTTGGAGGGCTGTGTAAGGCAGGGAAGAGACCCCGTGGGCAAAGGGTCCTATCTGGGGGTGTTGAGCCTGCCCACCCTTACACAATCCTCGCTGGACAGTCCTGCACCACCAGGTCAATGCCCATTACCCATCCCACACTTGAGCTCTGTGATGATGGGGGAGCTGCCCCGGCAGGGAATGCCTGGGGGAGGCCATGGCAGGCTGTATCTCATGCTCACCTCCTGTGGGGACACCGAGGGTGCATGCAGCAGACTGACTTGCTCAGCTTCTGTCTCCACAGGTCCTACCTGCTCAGTCTCCTCAGCTCTGGTCACCACAGTTTCAGGTGGGATGCAGGGGACCTGCAGGACAGCTGGAGACTCCACCCTGGCAGGAGAGGGTAGTGACAGCCACAGAACTGGTAGggtccctcagcccctgcccatccccacagagccctGGGGCCGCTGGACAAAGGCAAACTAAGCAGCAGTCCCATGTCCTggtgcaggaacagcactgaCCAGCTTTGCCTGCCATGGCAGCCAGTGAGGGCTCAGTGATCTATTCCTTGCCCGGAGTCTTATGTGCCCCACAAgaagcccagcccagcacaaggCTGTTCTGTGCCCTGTAcctgctccctccccaccaTACAGTGTCTCTTACGTTTGCTCCAGTGTCGTTGTGGTCATGAACTCCAGTATCTCCCTTTTGCCTTCCTGGTCTCTGAGATCAGGTGTCTTGGGCTTTGGTGCAATCAGCTCTTCCTCTGAAACCAAGAGCTGGCTCAGCAAGCAGAGGCAGATGGACAAGGGAACACAGATAACCAGCCTTTGCTCCCACCCCTCctcagggctggagccagggcgCATCCCCGCTCCCACTGCTTGACACAGACACTTGGCCCCTGGGTCTCAGCCAGACACAGGGGGGGCTTTGCTGTCTGCCAGAATGGGTCTGCTGGCAGGGCAAGGCCCATGCCACAGGCCAGCGGgacaggagctgtgggagccgTCAGGAACTTCGGCTGCTCACTAACCTCTTTCTCACAGCACCAATCAGCACAGAGACTGCAGGGGACACCTTACACTTTGATGTCTGGGACAGGGACATAGGCACGACTGGGGGTGCAGGAGGCTGCCCTAACACTACACCCCGCTGgaggcacagagctctgctAATGCTGACCACTGGTCCCATTAATACCTGCTAACTAGCTCACCAGGGTTTGGCTCTGGCCAGTGCCCTGTGGGAGGGTGTCCAGCACCTCCTGATCCAGAGAGAGTACCCCAGAGATGGGGAGGGGaccacagaagcacagagaCCTTGAGCTCTCAGGTTAATCCCTGCTCTGGCCAGGATGGAATGGGGCAGTTGTGGAGGGGCACCAGTAGTTGTCACAGTACCAGGTTCCTCcacctgccatggacagggccTGGGTCTGACAAGGGAGTCAGGGTCCTCCTGAGTGGGAGGATGCCCATTCATGCAGTCACACCACAGCAAGCAGCACGGACATGGATTGGCAGGGCAGGatggcagggctggtgctggagagcaccagcccagcagcaaGGCTCAGCAGATGGATATGGCGTGCGGATGCTTAGTGGCCATGGGGTGAAATGGGCCAttgagctggggcagggggacatATTTCATACCCATTACTGTGACATGAGCAGTGCCTGCAAAGTAAGAAGAGGCAAAAGTGAGGTCTTGGTGGGAGGGCGCAGGAGCaaaccagctgcagctgggctgggagatggtgCCCTCCAGCAGAGCAAGGCACAGTGGGGGCTCTGCATGCCCAAGGGCTCTCTGCACAGTCCCTGGGGCACAGGATCACAGAGATGTCCAGACTTTGTGTCCCTGCATAGTGCAGGGAAGCACACAAGCCAGGAGGTGCCACCTCAGGAGTCTGGTAGGCTTCCTTCGTCCCCTCTGCAAgaccacagcagggcccacacAGCTCCCCCACCCTGGGGGTGTCTCTGTTCCAGCAGGAACACCAGTGCCATCCCCATGACTGCTGCCTGCCACACTGACCCAGCTGGCAGATCTCTGGGATGGTGTGACCTGACTCCCGCCCCTCACCTTCATCCTCTGATACGTCCAGAATCTCATCTACAGTCTCTGGGAAGCTCATGCGGTGCTTGTCACCAACTGactgtgggagcagagcagagtcAGAGGAGGCCAGCACTTTGCTGCACAGCTATCTGCAGCCCCCTCCTTACACCTGGGCTAGGCACCCAGCTGCAGACCTTTCCCAGGCTGCCCTCAGTCCCAGCCCTCCTCCACAGCATCCTGGTCCTAGTACCAGGGGCTCACCGGGATGTCGGTTTCCTCTGTGACAATCTTGAGCACGTCTGTGACAGAAATGTAGCCGAGCCGCTTTGCAATGGCCAGGGGAGTGGTTCCATTCTGTGCACAGAGGAAAgactggggcagcagcagccacagggcagcccaggcagctgcctgaGCTTGCCACAGGGTGGGGAGGTGCGGGCAAGCATTGTACTCACTGTGCTGATCTCGTTGGGAGACGCACCGTGCTTCAGCAGCAGTGTCACCACATCTGTGTGGCCCTGCTGTGCCGCTTGATGCAGGGGGGTGTAGCCCAGCTGCAGGGGAGGACAGAGGATGCTGCAATCAGTTCTGCAAGTCTGCTGCTCCAGAAATGCCCCCAGGTCTCACACACCGTGCTTCATGCCTGGAGCATGAGGACAGCTCCCCTTCCCCATCAACCTGCATGCTGTTGCCCATGGCAGAAGCGTCCTTGGAGCACAGGACACCTCTGTACCTTAGTCTTGGCATTGACATCAGCTTGGTGCTGCAGCAAAAACTTCACCAGCTTGATGTTCCCATAATGGCTGGCCACATGCAGCGGGGTATAGCCCATCTGAAAGACAAGATCAGGTCTCAGTCTGTCCTTAGTGCTTACTGCCCTTCTGGCTTGGATATACTCATCCCACAGGCATGCCCCCATGCATGAAGGATGAGGCACACATGTGGGGGCTTCCCAAAAGCCCAAGACCAGAGCAGAGGGCTTCAAACCATGTGTACCTGCGGGTACAGAGGTGAGCTATAGGAGCAGGCAAGAATCACTCCTCCAGAGAGGTGGGGGGAAGTGGAGGAAGATTCCCCAAGACACAGGCAAAATGGTAAGGATGCCTGCTAGAGGGGAGTTTCttgtacaaagaaaaagaaaagaaatgctccTCCCTGAGCAGACCTAGAGGTAGTTCCCCCATGTGTTTCACCACAGCCATGGTCAATGCAGTACTTTACCCTGGTCATTGCATCCACCGTGACTCCATGTTTCACTAGAACATCAGCAACCAGCACATGCCCCTCTTGGGCCACAAGATGGAGAGGAGTCAGGCCACTCTGCAAAGAGAGGAGGTCTTGGCACAATGGCACTGCCATCACCACAGCTCCATCAGCAGAGACTCTTGTCAGGTCTCCAGCTTGGCAAACTGACTGACACAGTGTCCTGCTGCCCAAACACAGGGAGGCACAGGGGCCTGGACCTCCATCCAGACTGCTGTTCTCTGCTGGCTTGTTtgcctccagcctggcaggaTGCACTGGGACAACTTACCTTGTTGCCTAGGTTGCCATTGGCTTGTTTGGAGAAAAGCAGTGCCACCATGTCTGCATGCCCCTCCTGGGAAGCCAGGTGCAGGGGAGTGACTCCCTGCATAGACTCAGCATTTGCAGAAGCCCCATACTGCAGCAGGCTGCTGGCCACCTCCATCTGGTTTTGCTTGGCAGCGATGTGCAGGGGGGTGTACCCGTTCTGCAGGGGAGAGAGGCTCATTGCAGTGCTCAGCCCTGCCAAGCAGACCAGAAGGGACAGGAGGTGCCACCCTGCCTCTGCAGGCCAGCTCTGCCCTTCCTAGTTGCCTCCAGAGCCCAGGGATGCCCCCCACACCATCTCTCTGACAGCAACCAGCCCTGACATTGAGGCCACGTCCCACTCTTCCAACCAAGTCAGCACGGGGGTTTCAAAGACCACCTGCTTCAGGTTTGACTGGTATGGGCTGTTCTGGAGTTTTCCACACATGAATTTCTGCAGCAGTATGCAGCCTCTGGGAGCTGCAAAAAGCTGGGGCAGACACAACTCCTGGAACGTGCCTGGCTGAGGTGTGGAGCTAAACTCCCAGTACACAGCATTAGTATTCAGGCAGAGACTGCAGGGCCTTGagtcctgcctctgctgccacgctgcaggagcagagcagctggcagaCACCCGCTGCCCAGGCTGACGTGCAGGCTGTTGGTGACGCAGACCAACAGGGTGCTGGCACTGGTACCGGCTGCTCCCGGTGCCTGCCCAGCATGTCTGCCAGCAGCCTGCACAGTGGAGAGGAGAGTGCCAGATGGGGAGGGCTGGCACCACCAGCCATTTGGCTGTTTTCAGGATGCAGCTTTTGCAAACAACATGGAGAGCAAGACGCCTGCTGGTCTGCTCTGTGGGGAGATGCTCCCCATGCTCAGGCAGAGCCGGGCGACTCTCACAAGCTTATGGGTTTTCTGATTCACTGCTTCATAGCTGAATGCAAACATTTGCGTGTGGTTTCCCAAACTGCCAGACCGCAGCGCTGCTCTGCAGGACTTGCCATGGAAACACGTTCCCCACGCAGCAACCACCACGCTGCTAACAGGGACCATCCCTGACACAGCCTATCTGCTGGAACAGTACCACTGCCTGGCACCCTGCCTGCTCCGCGTGGTGTGAGGACAGGCAGGGATGAGCAGCAGACACGGAGAAAGGTTGGTGGTGATCAGACCGTTGTACATTCTCTGAGTGCCAGGGTTGAGGGGAAGCAGTGCTGGCCCCAGACTGGCAGGCACTGGACACACAACAcctccccacatccccagggaAACCCAGCCCAAACTTACCCAGGCCGAGTTGTGTGGAGAGCTCcccttgggaagcagcagcttgaCAATCTCCAGGTTGTTGTGGTGCACAGCCACATGCAGTGGAGTCAGGCCATTCTGCAGAGGGGGAGAGAGTACAAACGGGTGAGACAGAGCCTCTCCCCATACCAGACCACTCCTCCCACAGAAGCAGCActcaccttccctgctgcatTGGGGTGAGCGTCATGTGCCAACAGCAACTCTGCCACATCCACCTTCCCATACTTGGCTGCAACGTGGAGAGGGGTAAATCCTTTCTGAGGAGAAAGGCAGCCCATCACAGGGTGGTAGAGATGAAGATAGTGTTGGCGCCTGCTGCAACACAGGAGGAGGCTGCCCCTCCTGTGACAGGGACACTGTGCCACCAGCCTGCTCAGCCTTGGCCCAGCTGGGTGAGGCCTTTTGCAGCAGTGGATACAGCAGCCTACCTTGGTCATGCAGGTCTGTGAGGCTCCCTTgtccagcagggccagggctgtgtccaTGTGCCCCTCTCTGGCAGTGATGTGCAGGGGCGTGTGCCCTGCTGTGGTGGCCAGGTTGGGGTTGGCGTTGTTCTCCAAAAGGAGTTTGACCATGCCAGTGTGGCCGATGCGTGCAGCACAGTGCAGAGGAGTCTGGTCATCCTGTGAAGGTGGCAAAGAAGCTGTTTGGGCAGACCTGGACCAGTCCCTTCTTGCCATGCCAAAAGGGTCCCAGCCCTGCTACCACTGTTGCACAGCCCCTCGTAGGCTGCGCTCTGGGCGCGTGAGAGCGAAGAAACCAGCACCAGCTGTTCCCAGAGCTGATTATCACACAGGTTCTCTGTACCTACCTTGGCCTTAGCATTGGCTTTGGCTTTGTTCTGCAGCAGGTACTTTGCCACATCtgtgtgcccagctctggctgccatGTGTAGGGGCGTCTCCACTTTCTGCACCAAAGACAAGATAAAGTGGTAAGGCCAAAGGAGGGAAAACGCCTTCCTGCAGTCATTCCTCTGCTCCGAACAGAGGAGAGCAGTGCCTGAAACCCCTACTGGTTCTGTGTGCCAGCAAAAAGCAGAGGGCACCAGGGACTGCTCGGGTGAACAGAGGGTGCAGGACCTGGGCAATTCTCACATCCCGCTGAACCCCAATTAGCTGAGCTCCCAAAGCCCCAACCAGGGTGGAACTCACCACGTTGGACACATTAGAAGAGGCTCCACGCTGCAGCAGAGTCTTGACGATGGGCAGATGCCCCATGAAGGCAGCCACATGCAGCGGGGTCAGGCCAGACTGTGAAGAGAAACGGATGGGACCAAGATGGGACTTACGGCCTTGCCAGTATCTCTTActgtcccctcctccttctccccagggcaggTCTCACCAGAGGCAAAATCTGagtccccaggctgctccaggagcctgGCAAGTGAGTGTGGGGGAaacacagggagctgctctctcccctgcatctccctgcccTTTGGGGAGACGCTGCCTGAGTTCTGAGTGCAAAGGGCCAAGACCAAGAAAGGTCCCCGGGGTATGGCAGATGCAACAGGGACATCACATCCTGCCACGTTGTCCACTCTGTATGTGCAGAAGCAAGAGAGCTGAGGATGGGCTCAGCCCACTTACCTCTGTGACAGCATCAATGGAGGCACCTGTCTtcaacagcagctccatcacACGGATGTGGTTTTTCTTGCAGGCAATATGGAGGGGTGTGAAGCCATTCTGCAGACAGACAGATGGACAGTGATTTGCAGGAACAATCCCTCTCCCCTGGTCCAGCCCACCCACCCTTCCTCACCAAGGCTCGGGAGTTGGGCTTGGCCCCCTTCTCCACCAGCAGCTTGGCCACCCGGTGGTGTCCACAGTGTGCAGCCACATGCAGTGGCGTTAGGTGGTCCAGGGTGATGTCATCGATCTCAGCGCTGTACTGCAGGAGCAGGCGTACGCAGTCCAGGTGGTCACCCTGTGCTGCCATGTGGATCGGCGACAAGCCGTTCTGCAACCATGGAGCAGGGCCTCAGGGCTGCGCCAGGAGGGGGTCCAGGCATCCCACCCAACCCCTGCCTTGCACCCCCAGACACTACTCTAGGGCAGAAGAGACAGCTTGTTCCCCAGGGTGCTACCAGAGAGGAGCCCCAAAGTCCCTCACTGAGACTTACAGGGGAGCAATGTCGAGTGGACGGAAGGGCCTGAAGAGCTGCTGCCATGGGGCAGACTGTACCCAGGCAACCCCCAAGACTGGTCCCTTTGAAAGATGAAGTCCTCAAGCAAAGGACTCCAGCTAGAGCCAAGTAGGGCAGGAAGCTTCTTACCCctcaaaaaaagccccaagccAGCCACGGGTGCCATCCAGCGCTACTGTGCACAGCTTGTCACCCCACTGTGCTGCCCTGGAACCTGGCACCAATCACAGCCCCACCAAGTCACCTGGGTACCTTGGTTTTGGCTTGAATGGGAGCCCCATGGTCCAGAAGGATCTCTGCAATTCTCACGTGTCCATTGCGCGCTGCACAATGGAGAGGGGTCAGCTCATCCTGGGAGGAGAGAAGGGTTCAAGGGCTCAGTATGGCATGGAAGGGCAGGGTTCCCTCAGGTAGAGGACTAACTTTGGACTTATTTGCAAAATGAGGCAAAACAAGGCAAAACTGAGCCTGGCCTCAGCTCCCAGGGCACACTTTCGTAGCCATGCTCTCCTCTCACCTCGACACGTGCCAGCAAAACACCTGGTCCGTCCCCTCAGTGCACCAGAGACCTTCCCTCACATTTCCAGCAAGACGTTTACAGGGTAAGCACTGGGCAGAAGGAGCTCAGGGAGGGAGATGGCCCATGTAAAGATGGGCTGTGTTCAGAAGTGCTCTCACCTTGGTCCTTGTCTCTATCTGGGCTCCACGGTCCAGCAGCAGCCGTACCATGATGATGTTGCCCCGGCGGGAAGCTATGTGCAGGGGAGTGATCCCATTCTGCCAGGAGGAACGACAGTCTGTCAGAAGGAGCAGCCCCTCCTCTTTCAAGGAGGCAAGGGACAAGCAAAGGAGAGAGGACAGGGAGAGCTACACCTCTGCCCAGGGACAACGCAGGGGAGCAGCCTGTTTAACAGGGCTATGAGAAAGGGCTGTGCAGCTAAAGGCTGCAGACAGAAGCTACACAAAGCTTGCAAGAAAGCACCAGCTCATGGATTGGGCTGCACCCATAGGTGGGTCTGGAAGAGGCATCCTAACTGCAGGTTCTAtgagctctgccctgcagcaacagcaacagcttTCCCTCAGCCTGGACACAAGGTCCCTGAGAGCTTTCGGGGATGCACGGCTGCttctgacagaagggagacataGCAGAAAAGGCCCATGCTGGTTATTATTTGCAACTCCCTGTGCATCTGTGCTACTTTCTGCATGGTCCCACCTCACCAGCAtaccctggcagctgctgctgcaccctACATGGATAGAAGGCAGAGcatcctcctctgctgctggagcagcacaagCTCCAGTAGCTTCCCACTCTGCACTCACCTGGGGTGTGAAGTTGACACTGGCTCCACGGTTCAGCAGTAACTGGGCCACACTGAGATTCTCATAGTGGGCTGCAATGTGCAAAGGGGTGAATCCAGTCTAGGGAAAGAAGGAGGGATCAGCCCAGCCAGACACATGCTCCCTGATGAAACTACAGATAAATACAGCATACCAAGCTGCTGTTCtccctggggatgtggggaAGCTCCCAGAGACAGCATAGGAAAACCACACACCTTGGAGAGGACATCAGCATTGGGGTCATTCTGCAGCAGCACGGCTGCTGTGCGAGTGTCATCATTGCGGGCTGCAATGTGCAGGGCAGGCAGACGGACCTTACCCTTTGTCCCATAGTTGATAAGGTGAGCAACCACATTCTCATGTCCTTGCTGGAGAGCCACAGCTAGTGGAGTGAAGCCATCCtgccaaggagagggagagaatcaAGGAACCATGGCAGGACCCAGCACACCCCTCAGTAGCCCCCACCAGCAGGGCCACAGGCTCCTCCCCAAGGATCTCACCTCTGTGGCTACATTCTGGTTGGCTCCATTTTCCAGCAAGAACTTCACAACTTCCAGGTGGTTCTCCTGCGCTGCCATGTAGAGAGGTGTGAAGCCTTTCTGCAAATACAGGGCCATGCACATCAACACAACTCTTCCTTGTGTTTCTCGAGTTCTTTTAAGACCTACACCCCATCAACACCCACACTCCCAGGTCAGTGAACAGGGGCAGAAGCATCCATTGTGggtgtgaaaaagaaaataaaacctggcAACAGTGGAACAATCACAGAGAGCTGGAGCCCAAGGCTTCACatatccagaaaaaaacaggcaGTGCTTTGTAAGAGTCAACCCAGGAGACACTGCCTTCTGCACACTGCCAGTATTGTCCCTAGCTTCAGGGATAATTCTCCTATCAGGCAAAATGTGAAGAGCTTTCAGCCCTACCAGGCCCAAGGAAGAGAGAGCGAAGGAAGCACAGTGTGTGTAACTGCAGGGGTTGCTGGACATCTCAAAGCTTTGCCAGGGAGGCATCAGCCATGAGTCCTCCCAGGATAAGTTCAGCATGCTTGTGTGTGCTGACAGGGACTCCCTCAGCAGAGACCATGCAGGTCTCCCCATGTGCCTCAAGACTCTCACCACATCATTTGTCTCTTTTCAGGAGCCTGGCAGAGCAGTCCTTGTTCCTGAACAGCACTAGAGGGAAACTGCAAAGGGCTGCTGAAGTGCCCATGCTGGGCATTGTTCCCACCATGAGGACACCACCAATCACACGTGATGGGTGCCTTTCCCATTTCAGACCAGGTCATCCTACCTGGGACTGTGCATTGACGTTGGCCCCATAGTTCACCAGCTCCCGGACCACGTCCTGTTGTCCAGCCAAGGCAGCAatgtgcagggctgtgtttcCCTTCTGAAAGACACCACAGGACAGCGCTCAGGGGCTGAAGCAACCCAGGATGCCAGGGTAAGATGGGCCTGACATGTGCTAACAGGCACGCAACCAGAGCAGCTGGCCAGGAAAACCTTTAGAAGGCCATGCAGCTCTCACTCCATGTTCCATCCCTGCTGTAGACCAACCAGCCACCCTTCCCATTTGCTGGCCAGGGAAGAGAGTGATttcatctctcccatgaagttACTGGCAGCAGAAGCTGTATGCA
This window contains:
- the ANK1 gene encoding ankyrin-1 isoform X3 codes for the protein MAQAAKQLKKIKDIEAQALQEQKEKEESNRKRRNRSRDRKKKRGHAPTTVDPLPSCCKQGSPEGMLEQESAVQADAATSFLRAARSGNLDKALDHLRNGVDINTCNQNGLNALHLASKEGHVKMVVELLHKEIVLETTTKKGNTALHIAALAGQQDVVRELVNYGANVNAQSQKGFTPLYMAAQENHLEVVKFLLENGANQNVATEDGFTPLAVALQQGHENVVAHLINYGTKGKVRLPALHIAARNDDTRTAAVLLQNDPNADVLSKTGFTPLHIAAHYENLSVAQLLLNRGASVNFTPQNGITPLHIASRRGNIIMVRLLLDRGAQIETRTKDELTPLHCAARNGHVRIAEILLDHGAPIQAKTKNGLSPIHMAAQGDHLDCVRLLLQYSAEIDDITLDHLTPLHVAAHCGHHRVAKLLVEKGAKPNSRALNGFTPLHIACKKNHIRVMELLLKTGASIDAVTESGLTPLHVAAFMGHLPIVKTLLQRGASSNVSNVKVETPLHMAARAGHTDVAKYLLQNKAKANAKAKDDQTPLHCAARIGHTGMVKLLLENNANPNLATTAGHTPLHITAREGHMDTALALLDKGASQTCMTKKGFTPLHVAAKYGKVDVAELLLAHDAHPNAAGKNGLTPLHVAVHHNNLEIVKLLLPKGSSPHNSAWNGYTPLHIAAKQNQMEVASSLLQYGASANAESMQGVTPLHLASQEGHADMVALLFSKQANGNLGNKSGLTPLHLVAQEGHVLVADVLVKHGVTVDAMTRMGYTPLHVASHYGNIKLVKFLLQHQADVNAKTKLGYTPLHQAAQQGHTDVVTLLLKHGASPNEISTNGTTPLAIAKRLGYISVTDVLKIVTEETDIPSVGDKHRMSFPETVDEILDVSEDEEEELIAPKPKTPDLRDQEGKREILEFMTTTTLEQTVESPAVLQVPCIPPETVVTRAEETEQVGPVETEAEQVSLLHAPSVSPQEPSKEFDEDSLIPSSPATETSDNISPVASPVHTGFLVSFMVDARGGSMRGSRHHGLRVVIPPRACAAPTRITCRLVKPQKLPAPPPLAEEEGLGSRIIALGPAGAQFLSPVIVEIPHFASYGRGDRELVVLRSENGSVWKEHRNRYEESYMDQLLNGMDEELESQEELDKKRVCRIITTDFPLYFVVMSRICQDCDMIGPEGGCLKSTLVPMVQATFPDTAVTKRVRLALQAQPVPDELVTKLLGNQATFSPIVTVEPRRRKFHRPIGLRIPLPPSWKDNPRDSGEGDTTSLRLLCSVIGGTAQAQWEDITGTTKLVYENECANFTTNVSARFWLADCPRTAEAVHFATMLYKELTAVPYMAKFVVFAKMNDAREGRLRCYCMTDDKVDKTLEQHENFTEVARSRDIEVVEGMPLHVELSGNLVPVKKATQPRTFLFQSFRENRLVIPIKVRDSSREASGSLSFLRKAMKYEDLQHVLCHLNISIPPCTKGSGSDERRRTLTPLSLRERYSILSETSFGSLSSTDKADQKMVDIAEQLGLSWAELARELQFGVDDINRIRVENPNSLLEQSIALLNLWASREGKNVKMENLYTALRNIDRGEIVNMLEGSGRQSRSLKGSWRYTDRDYSLSPSQMNVLPGYASLQDELLSPASLHYTLPSPLRADQYWNEVAIMDAIPMAATEQDALMEMSDMQVWSSGLTPSLVTAEDSSLECSKAEDSDATSEGRFPGQLLADAHGPDHMGSMDLVEDDTVDSDAMNGLIDLLEQEEGQRPEGKMPSGDHQPGTGEQDPESEVSFVSVQQKVQARIMTSPTFSHAVEKSADRLRDWNAEGSFISCLQDLTPGSWQEGVTRRLLPTHTTASGAQGQEQEQVLMPAMELMRISSAEDSDWQPQHPAGGWQEEADSRFFGQGNEALHLPGEQVTEEQFTDDQGNIITKKIIRKVVRQLGPGDMGDRQEQEELILEGSLQEPQDLEAEDDHFMKYSILHRDGLGAKEEVRVRVPKPEVSGGRMGAQIVKRASLKRGKQ